A segment of the Globicephala melas chromosome 18, mGloMel1.2, whole genome shotgun sequence genome:
GATGGGCAAAATGATTATCTGTAGtgggagattttaaaattatatgaccAAAGAAATATTTTGACATCTAAAATCTAGAAACGCTAATAGCTGATAATTCTATAGTGAATCAACAACTTATTAAAATACTCACTCATTTAACCAACATATtctttgagtacctactatggtTCAGGCACTTACCTAGGTGCTTGAGTAAaggaaacagatgaaaaatatataattgtgtGGATTGTATACTTTAGTAGAGATATTACTTAGTATGGAATCTTGAATAGGCTTTTTAAATtcataagtataaaatagatcTTATAAAGGATATTGAAATTGTTAACTCAATTTTTGCAAAAGTGTCTTTTGAACTTTAAAATGTCTGATATCATAAGAGTATTGTAAATAtggaaataattgttttatttaattaatttttgtacatatttgttaaatttattgatcAAATAATGTTGAAAagagtgatttttatttgttatctACTACATAGAGTTGTTTTATCAGTAACACATAAAAGTAAGAAAGCAACAAAGGAGAATATAATGTTCATGGTGTCATAATAAGAATGACAAATTGTCCCTTTAATAAGATTCTTATTTATATTGCTATTGTAAGGAATGGAGACTTATGACTATATAAAATGACATACTTTGAATGCATGACTGAATTCTGCTTAACATAAAGTACAGTCCTCCTATTTTTTGACAATTAAGCCCCTGATCATATACCTAGCATCACttctcctcatttttcttttgctctgttcTCCCTTGccttcttttagttctttgagcagAACATCTTTGCCTTTGTACCTGAAGTGTAATGCCTAGAACATTCCACTCCTGCCTCTTGCCTACTCAATTTCTGCTCTTTCTCTAAGAGTACAGGTCAGACACTCTCAAACTTTACTGCACATCAAAATCTCCTACAACACAGCAATACACATTACTGGATCTCACTACCCAGactttctgatttagtaggtctggggtggggctcaaGAATTTCCATTTTTACAAGTTCCTACATATTTCCCAAGAGAACAACTCCTTTAGGCTTCAACTGAAAAATGTCTTCCTCACAGAGGTTTTCCTTGGCCCCTTACAGCAGATGAAAGCATTCCGTTATAGATTTCCAATGtttccatgtttctttttccataatattaatcttttttttatcttATTCAGAATATATCATTCTGGTTTGAAATCTCTGAGAAAGCAGTAATTCTGGCACTTTTGTCTCTACATTCCTATCAATTACAGTTAATGTAGTAATATACTGGGAGCTCAATAATTAAATGGATATAATCTATGTTGGACAATTCTTGGTATAAAATTCAAAGTGGAACTTAATCTGtagtattttgaaattattaattcttttataaaatcaaaatgcataatttaaaaattgtggacTGTAATGTAAACAGTACACCATTTAATACTTTTGTTGATCATGCTCCCTATTTAAATAACATCCTGCCTAAAATCTTTCTCCTTagataaaacacaaacaaacatgtagagatatacatatatttgtaattaaagcttaaattaaaataatgtaaattgaCATACTATTTTAAGAGTATCTTAGCATTATTCCAAAACATTAGGCTCTCTAATTAgttaaaaattaatctttataTGCATGTAATTTTGCtcatttccctttattttgtttttctttttattatactatttattttaaatttcagaaaaattctaTATTACAGTATAATAGAAAGGAAGCCATGAGTATATACAATTAATTAAAATGGGGGACATATATTAAAAGAATTGAGAATTGCTACATGTGTTCTTTTCTTCAATTTAATCTTCACCAAACTATgaaattaatctccaaaagttCTCCAAATGAgttgtttgttgaataaaaactCTTTGACCAAAAtaaaccaaacatttaaatagtAATTTATAGAGCATAATAATTTATCTccagcatatttttaaaacattttctcttgtATACACCCATTTATGCATTCTAGAGACCAATAAATTTCTGTAATGCTTGTCGTTTCTTAGAAATGTCACTTTCTATTTGCATTTTATGTCTTTAGTCAGGGTCCAACTCTTTACCTAGATTATTCTCCACATGCTATCACATCTGGTAATAAACTCTCCTAAAGGCCCGAAACAAATGGCACTTTATTCCTTGATCATATCTTCCTTGATTCTAGCAATATTCCTAGTGCTTTagaaaacttctaaaattttaataacatatgtATGCCTAGTGACCTCTTTGGATTGTAAGTTCtatgaaagtgatttttaaaaattattctcgggcttccctggtggcgcagtggttgagagtccgcctgccgatgcagaggacacgggtttgtgccccagtccaggaagatcccacatgccacggagcggctgggcccgtgagccatggccgctgagcctgcgcatccggagcctgtgctccaaaatgagagaggccacaacagtgagaggcccgtgtaccggaaaaaaaaaaaaaattattctcacatttcagttatttttgagAGCATATGATCTAAATCTGTTTTATATAGACAGAGAGATGCTTGATAAAAATCCATGGAAATGAGTGCTAGAATCCAGAAATCCCTGAAGAATCTACTCAGCTAAcatatagcaatattttcttatagGAATATTTTGTTCAAGTTTATGCATTATAAGTACAGAAAAAAGGTAATAAATCTGGACTTTTGAATGAAAAGATtagcagaaaaacaaattttagttaAATCATATCCTAAGGAAATGGAAtaataattccaaaatatttttaaaaaggacgtttattaaaaattaacataatgtacatatatgtattgtATCCCTATTCTGAGTTTTAAACTTTAAGTCCACAAATAACATAGGATTTTGTTCTTTTAGGATATTAAAGCactgagaaaaaatgaaattatccttttgcaacaaacacaaaatattatGCCAAATCTCATATCTAaagtttttatctttataaataagTGTGTTTTGTTGCAATATCATTTGTGGAATAAGTAACTTTATAAAGATTAGTTTACATGTCAAATCTGATAAGACACCATAAGtaagaatataaaacattttgataATATTCTGTATAAGAACTATagatatgaaaatattctatgaTATTAATAATCATATTAATTATTTGGCCTTATGCTATTTGGTTTATTATTTGGCATTATGCTATTTGGACAACTGGCATGAAGACTGGgggggaaaatgaaaaatttttgttctatttctaattGTAATCTTTACATGATACTTGTTTTAAATAGACAATTTGTTATGTGTTTGCAATAATATTTACACCACTTGCAATCACTCAATTGaagtactattattttgttacttttaaaaagaatatatttagcaAATATTCCCAGAGCAtcaattttaatattcttatagatgaacataaaaaatggaaaggattGTTTTCCATGACTATTTGGTggtccaaatatttttcttttgagtacattttatatttttcttcttaagaagaatgacattttattaaatattgacaataaaaaatattttatttttaaataaaatctttctttttcaatcATATGCTTTCTTTCAAACAATTAGTTTGCACCACTGAAAAGATATCTTCACACGTGTTTCTGGGAAAGGTTGCATTTATCTTTTGGGTTAGATTACTCTGTATGAAAAAGTTAAGgatttggaaatttattttgcttctctatTATCCTTTACTAGAAAAGAACTTTTTGATTCAAACATGAAATTTTTCTGGAAATCCCATGGGAGTATTAAGTTACCTTGGACTAAACTGAATCATCAGTGATCATCTTAGCTGTCAATGACCTATAGATGACATATTTATCTAATTAAAAGATGtcttattttgaaagaaacagtGCATTGTGCATAattagaaaattgaagtcattgGCTTATTAATCTAATGAAGTTAGTCTATGTCATTTATATTACTCTGTGGAGAAGTTtgcaattaacaatgttgtatatGAAATGTTAATTCTTgataaagaacataaaaattaAGCACATCATACTTTTTCAGAGGAAacttcaatttcagttctttacTATATACCCCTGTCACTTATTTCTGTTACTAGAGTATGAAACACTTGTATACTGTTTTTCACTAACCAGTCGCTTAGACTTTCACACCAGCCATCCATTCATCTTATTCTATCCCTGTTACAGAGATAAACATGCATCCCCTCCTCAGCAGTGATGTTGGTTCAAGCTGTAGGCATACGACATGATCCAAGTATGTCTGTGTCCTTTCCTAggaattttcaaattgttttgaggatgaagtcattccttttcctctttgatCACAGAACTCTAAGAATATAAACCTAGGAAATAGCCAGCCATGAATCCAGCTGACTTGAGATCATAAAACcatcagagaaaaacagagataagagaataaaaagtcCCTGATTTCATTAAAAACTTTGGGCTAGCCACTTCTGatatcatgttttgttttgcttttttgtttaattaagaaatataatTGCCTTCTGTTGTTTTGGCTTCTTAGAAGTGAATTTCCATTAGTTGCAATTGAAAGAGGCCTGACTATACaagatatatttgatttttatacaAATTCAAAAAAATGATGCAGAATAAAGTaagtaaagataaaaacaaatagagaATAGTATTGTATTATAAATTAATCTTAAATAACCTTATTGTATagaaagtttattattatttttacttccattatGTGGAAGATTCTTTGGTATATGTGAAAATTTGTGGCACATGAAACTATGTATTAGAGAGGATtgaaactcaatttcatttgcCTCAAGCCTATATGTATTGTATATAATTAGGTtagggtttatatatatatacatatatatatatgtatatatatatgccaaagAAAATACATAGATGGTTTTAAACCACAGGCATtcacttaatattatattaattggGGTTACTTTTCACACAAAATAGTTATTTAGCTTTTTCAATCTTAACCTACTTATTGTGAATGGTAGACTCATAgcgtgggactcgagggacattgttccagctaatgattaagaactctccagacaataggggcttcttagacaatgggtgaatttccaggatgtccggcccccttccgagaaggagggagataaacaaaatgtaaaaaaggtatcTGTCAAAGAACCAATCAGGAAACCTGGGACAGGTTCCCCCTCTGGTCCGAACAGAAGCTAAGAACCTATCATTAAAAATCACAATTGAATCCACACTTTGCATAACAGGAAATTGAGACCtataaaaatgtatgttcacGCCCTGGGGGGGTTCCTTCTTCggcctcctgcgtgaggaccaaggaaccccggtgcaccggccttcaataaacctcttgcgtcttgcatcggcttccgactcttgttgtttcctgggcgagtcgaaactcctaggagaccgcggaGGTCTAACAttttgggggctcgtccgggataCCACTCGCCCCAGACCACaagaacatcgggagttggaggtaccaggtaagctcgagcttgattgtctgtttgtcccttgttctttgtgggccattatcggaggaaagccgtaagaatcggcttattatggaatctgtatcggacctctggctaggcagacgtgctaatagccggcgtccatgagccctaggggatgccctggtggctcatctggaaggagaggcaaactctgtctccccttcactcggtttcggcagttcccttTGTGATAACTGTCATCTGAAGAGGTTtcggttttgaagcgagctcgcggtggcccatacgtatatgtgtttcgtggagttttaactgtttctgtattgtggtctattcttcttctctgacggacgacaatgggacaaactatgacgactcctctttcccttaccctaagccattggaccgaagttcgggccagagcccataatttttcggtagaggtaaagaaaggaaagtggcagactttgtgtgcctctgaatggccaatatttcagataggatggccccctgaaggatcctttttattagacaagattaggctgctgaagtctaagatatttaatataggaccccacggacatccagaccaagtaccatatgtcttggtctgggaagatttaattctctccccacctccgtgggtccagccctttgtttcctcaacaggtacgtccACGCACACATCAGCAGCGTCGGAGTTATTAGCCctaaagaaaaaccccaacacggagaagctacccgacgccccggatccaccgaaggcgatttatcctgacctgcagtccgatttgcttcttttggattccccacccccttatcctccggccccaaatcccctaccacctagaggacccccagctccactgccctcggcaccaaggggaccatccatgatggaagaagaaaggggtccctcagtgggcactaggagccggagggctatctccccggactccactgccctacctcttagagaatatggcccccccgatggccaagggattagacctctccaatattgacccttttcctctgcagatctttataaatagaaaatgcataacccaactttttccgaaaatccacaggcccttaccgctttaatagaatctcttgttttctcccaccagcccacatgggatgattgtcagcagctgcttcagactctcctaacgactgaggagaggcaacgggttcttttagaagccagaaaaaatgtattaggcgccaatgggcaacctacccagctgcctaacgagattgatgctggtttcccactcgtcaggccaaactgggatttcaatgccccagaaggtagggagcgcctgaaaatgtatcgccaggctctggtggcgggtctccatggagcggtcagacggcccactaatttggctaaggtaagggaagtaactcaggggccccaggaatcgccaactgtgttcctggaacgtttaatggaagcctttagacgctttaccccttatgatccaacttcggagggacatagggctactatagcaatggctttcatagatcaagcggcccctgatattaagaagaaattacagaggctagatggcttgcagggattttcgcttcaggagttagtaaaagaggcagataaagtatataacaaaagagaaacagaggaagagaaggaagaaagaaagcagaaagagcaggaagcccgtgaaataagacgggataagagacaggagaggaatttaagtaagatactggccactgtggttggaggaagaaatataggggatagaaataggcaggaagggcgaacggcagacagaaggcggccattaggcaaggaccaatgtgcctactgtaaagaaaaaggacattgggtgagagaatgccctaagaaaaagaatggaggaaggccaaccagaaacaaaatcttaacattggaagaagaagactaggaaagtcagggctcgaaccctctccccgagccccgggtaactcttaaagtggagggggaacctgttcaatttttggtagataccggagcccagcactccgtccttctccactcaaaaggtcctatctcagctaaaaggtcatgggtacaaggagccactgggaataaacaatattcatggaccacacgaaggacagtagatcttggAATTGGACGAGTAACTCATTCATTTTTGATCATTccggaatgcccctatcctttgctgggaagagacTTGCTCTCCGAAGTGGGGGCTCAAATTCACTTCCAACCAGAATGTCCCACCATAACTGACAATAAGGGAAGATTACTCCAAATATTGACTATGAGATtggaagatgaatataaattatatgaaaaaccTTCATCTCTACGGGTTAATGTCACAGACTGGGTAACTCGGTTCCCGCAAGCCTGGACAGAAACCGCCGGTATGGGGATGGCTAAAAATCGGCCCCCAGTActagtggaactcaaggcaactgccaccccaataacggttcgtcaataccccatgagtaAGGAAGCCAAAGACGGCATCCGTCCTCACATACAGAGGTTGCTGGAATTGGGTATTCTGGTAAGATGTCAATCCGCGTGGAATACCCCTCTCCTGCCAGTTAAGAAACGGGGAACTAATGATTACCAACCAGTGCAAGACCTGCGTGAGGTAAATAAACGAGTGGCGGACCTCCACCCCACAGTACCAAATCCTTATAATCTCTTAAGCACTCTTCCGCCCCAACATACAtggtatactgttttggaccttaaagatgcttttttctgtctAAGACTTTCTCCCCTCAGCCAGccctactttgccttcgaatggaaGGACCCAGCATCAGGAATATCTGGCCAACTGACATGGACTCGTTtacctcagggatttaagaactccccTACCATCTTCGATGAAGCTCTCCATCAGGACTTAGCGTTATATAGAGAATCGAATCCACAGGTAACGCTACTTCAATATGTTGATGACATCTTATTAGCTGCTGAAACCCAGGAAGATTGTATCAAGGGAactgaaaaactgttaacagAGCTCggaaccctgggatatagagcttcagccaagaaagcacaaatatgccaacaacaggtcagttacctggggtaCCTGTTAAAAGGGGGAcaaagatggctcacggagagcagaaaggatacggtggTACAAATTCCAGCTCCCAAAAATgccaggcaggttagagaatttttggggacggccggattctgtagactatggattccagggtttgcCGAGCTGAcagccccattgtaccccctaaccaaaaacagcactccttTCATTTGGGGTGATAAGGAACAACgggcttttgaccaaatcaaacgagctttactttcagcCCCAGCCCTAGGATtgccagatgtaaccaaaccttttcatttatatgtagccgaaaataagggcattgcaaaaggagtattgactcagaaattgggtccctggaatcgcccagttgcttatttgtcaaaaaaattggaccctgtggcatcaggatggcccacctgtttaaagataatcgctgcagtAGCCGTTCTGgtcaaagatgctgacaaactaactttaggacaaaatctaacgataacagctcctcatgccctggaGAATGTAATCCgtcaaccaccggataggtggctaattaatgccaggatgacccattaccaaaccctgttgctaaactcagatcgcatcaagtttgctccagccacaggactcaatccagcTACCTTGCTACCTGATCCCGATTTAGAAGGCTCCACCATCATCCATGATTGTCAGGAAGTGTTGGCTGCAGCACACGGTAGTAGACCAGATCTGACGGACCCACCCCTTCCTGATGCTGATTTTACTTGGTTTACtgatgggagcagtttcctggaaGGAGGTAAGCGTCGGGCTGGGGCAGCCGTGGTAGACGGAAAACAAGTCATCTGGACAGCTgcgctaccacaagggacctcagcccaacgagctgaattaattgccaTGACAAGGGCATTggagatggcagagaataaaaaggTAAACATCTACACGGACAGTAGATATGCATTTGCTACTgctcatatccacggtgccatCTACCAACAGAGAGGGTTGCTAACCTCAAGTGGcagagaaattaagaacaaaGACGAAATTGTGGCTCTATTGGTTGCACTTATGCTTCCCACTAAAGTTAACATCATTCACTGCCCTggacaccagaaagacaataccCCAATAACTAGGGGTAATAATATGGCTGACAAGGTGGCCCGAGAAATGGCATCAggagaagtcattttaggactgtcagataaagttcctgaaaaaccaggcAGCGACGAGGAAATCATCCCGACCACAACCaaaggaactttgtcccctcagcaagcagaatccatgttacaacagatTCATAGATGGACACATCTGGGGACTAAAAAAATGATATCCCTGTTACATAAAACCGGGTACGGAACCCCTGGATtgacaaaattagctgaacaaattgtACAGGAATGTGTTccatgtcaacaggtaaatgctcacaGGGGAAAACTTGAAACTGGAAAAAGGCTCAGGGGAgaccgcccaggaacttactgggaGGTGGACTTTACCGAAGTACGTCCTGGAAGGTACGGTAATAAATACCTCCTAGTTTTTATAGATACTTTTTCAGGATGGGTAGAAGCCTTCCCAAcgaagaaagaaacagctgctgtgGTAGCCAAGAAGATcctagaagaaatttttcctcgatttggagcGCCAAAGGTAATAGGGTCCGACAACGGTCCAGCCTTCgtcgcccaggtaagtcaggatgtggccagatatttggggactgattggaaattacattgtgcatATAGACCCCAGAGTTcaggtcaggtagaaagaatgaatagaactctaaaagagaccctaaccaaattgtccttggagactggcggtacagattggacggtgctccttcctttaGCCCTGTTCCGGGTTAGGAATACACCTTCCCGGtaccatcttactccttttgaGGTGCTATACGGGGCCCCACCTCCCCTTCTCACCttaggagaagaaataaaaccagacTGTCAAAATAACACCGACTTGTATGCTAGGCTATTGGGACTCCAACTGGTCCAAAAGGAGATATGGTCCCAACTCGCCGaggcctaccaaccgggaacaccgggagaaactcatcctttccaagtcggagactccgtatacgtccgtcggcatcgaacccagacgttggaacctcgatggaaaggaccatacaccgtcctcctaaccaccccaacggccataaaagtggacggcatcgctgcctggatccatgcttcacaCGTGAAAGCTGCACCAGCGGCGGCATCATCAGGATGGCAGGCCCGAAGAACCGACAAcccgctcaaactcaagcttctacgaacctaagacttataatttcggttttactgcctttactgactgtaagtgattttagccctcacctGCCCCAACGTCTAacttggcaggtaatttctcaAACTGGAGATATAACCAGGTCCATTAGCCATACTGCCCCtccctggacctggtggccagacCTTTTTCCTGATGTCTGTAAACTGGCCATAGGAGCTCCCTATTGGGATCTAGAGGGTTATTATGATCAGCATAATGCTCCGTCCGAACTTCTAACTAGAGCTGATTACTCTGGAGAGGGTTGTAAAAACCAGGTCCGAAGAAGTTGGCTCAGAACCCGCTCCTTCTATGTATGCCCCGGGTTCCATCGCCCCCGATCCCTGAATTATAAATGTGGGGGAACTGAAAATTTTTATTGCCAAAACTGGGGATGTGAAACCACAGGAGATACTTATTGGAGacccacctcaacttgggattttattacaGTAACAGCCAACTATACTCATACTTCTTATAGGGGTCCCCAACCCATCGCCCCCGAATGTTCAGGATGGTGCCACC
Coding sequences within it:
- the LOC132593831 gene encoding LOW QUALITY PROTEIN: uncharacterized protein (The sequence of the model RefSeq protein was modified relative to this genomic sequence to represent the inferred CDS: substituted 3 bases at 3 genomic stop codons), with protein sequence MGQTMTTPLSLTLSHWTEVRARAHNFSVEVKKGKWQTLCASEWPIFQIGWPPEGSFLLDKIRLLKSKIFNIGPHGHPDQVPYVLVWEDLILSPPPWVQPFVSSTGTSTHTSAASELLALKKNPNTEKLPDAPDPPKAIYPDLQSDLLLLDSPPPYPPAPNPLPPRGPPAPLPSAPRGPSMMEEERGPSVGTRSRRAISPDSTALPLREYGPPDGQGIRPLQYXPFSSADLYKXKMHNPTFSENPQALTALIESLVFSHQPTWDDCQQLLQTLLTTEERQRVLLEARKNVLGANGQPTQLPNEIDAGFPLVRPNWDFNAPEGRERLKMYRQALVAGLHGAVRRPTNLAKVREVTQGPQESPTVFLERLMEAFRRFTPYDPTSEGHRATIAMAFIDQAAPDIKKKLQRLDGLQGFSLQELVKEADKVYNKRETEEEKEERKQKEQEAREIRRDKRQERNLSKILATVVGGRNIGDRNRQEGRTADRRRPLGKDQCAYCKEKGHWVRECPKKKNGGRPTRNKILTLEEEDXESQGSNPLPEPRVTLKVEGEPVQFLVDTGAQHSVLLHSKGPISAKRSWVQGATGNKQYSWTTRRTVDLGIGRVTHSFLIIPECPYPLLGRDLLSEVGAQIHFQPECPTITDNKGRLLQILTMRLEDEYKLYEKPSSLRVNVTDWVTRFPQAWTETAGMGMAKNRPPVLVELKATATPITVRQYPMSKEAKDGIRPHIQRLLELGILVRCQSAWNTPLLPVKKRGTNDYQPVQDLREVNKRVADLHPTVPNPYNLLSTLPPQHTWYTVLDLKDAFFCLRLSPLSQPYFAFEWKDPASGISGQLTWTRLPQGFKNSPTIFDEALHQDLALYRESNPQVTLLQYVDDILLAAETQEDCIKGTEKLLTELGTLGYRASAKKAQICQQQVSYLGYLLKGGQRWLTESRKDTVVQIPAPKNARQVREFLGTAGFCRLWIPGFAELTAPLYPLTKNSTPFIWGDKEQRAFDQIKRALLSAPALGLPDVTKPFHLYVAENKGIAKGVLTQKLGPWNRPVAYLSKKLDPVASGWPTCLKIIAAVAVLVKDADKLTLGQNLTITAPHALENVIRQPPDRWLINARMTHYQTLLLNSDRIKFAPATGLNPATLLPDPDLEGSTIIHDCQEVLAAAHGSRPDLTDPPLPDADFTWFTDGSSFLEGGKRRAGAAVVDGKQVIWTAALPQGTSAQRAELIAMTRALEMAENKKVNIYTDSRYAFATAHIHGAIYQQRGLLTSSGREIKNKDEIVALLVALMLPTKVNIIHCPGHQKDNTPITRGNNMADKVAREMASGEVILGLSDKVPEKPGSDEEIIPTTTKGTLSPQQAESMLQQIHRWTHLGTKKMISLLHKTGYGTPGLTKLAEQIVQECVPCQQVNAHRGKLETGKRLRGDRPGTYWEVDFTEVRPGRYGNKYLLVFIDTFSGWVEAFPTKKETAAVVAKKILEEIFPRFGAPKVIGSDNGPAFVAQVSQDVARYLGTDWKLHCAYRPQSSGQVERMNRTLKETLTKLSLETGGTDWTVLLPLALFRVRNTPSRYHLTPFEVLYGAPPPLLTLGEEIKPDCQNNTDLYARLLGLQLVQKEIWSQLAEAYQPGTPGETHPFQVGDSVYVRRHRTQTLEPRWKGPYTVLLTTPTAIKVDGIAAWIHASHVKAAPAAASSGWQARRTDNPLKLKLLRT